In Rhipicephalus sanguineus isolate Rsan-2018 unplaced genomic scaffold, BIME_Rsan_1.4 Seq780, whole genome shotgun sequence, the following are encoded in one genomic region:
- the LOC119378320 gene encoding splicing factor 3B subunit 4-like, which translates to MAAGPIAERNQDATIYVGGLDEKVSDTILWELFVQAGPVVNVHMPKDRVTGHHQGYGFVEFLGEEDADYAIKIMNMIKLYGKPIRVNK; encoded by the exons ATGGCCGCTGGCCCAATCGCCGAGCGAAATCAAG ATGCCACCATCTATGTGGGAGGCCTGGATGAGAAGGTGTCGGACACGATCCTGTGGGAGCTGTTTGTCCAGGCGGGACCAGTCG TAAACGTGCACATGCCCAAGGACCGGGTGACTGGCCACCACCAGGGTTACGGCTTTGTGGAGTTTCTAGGAGAGGAGGACGCTGACTATGCCATCAAGATCATGAACATGATCAAGTTATACGGAAAGCCCATCCGCGTCAACAAG